Proteins encoded together in one Flavobacteriales bacterium window:
- the gldL gene encoding gliding motility protein GldL: protein MKPGSKKWKNFMAKLYGIGAAVVIVGALFKIQHWPAADLFLILGLSTEAIIFFFSAFEPPHEDPDWSLVYPELATGERAEGDDFRKDDQRSVTEQLDDMLEAAKIEPELIESLGNGMRSLSDQAKQMTEITGAAAATNEYANSLKDASTKVSSLSDSYAKASESLVGLTDNVDAGKSAGESLSRMSQNLSALNEMYEMQLRSSREKLEAANQMFEGVGELLTNLRNSVDDTKRYKDNIAQLSDNLQKLNTVYGNMLNAMTVR, encoded by the coding sequence ATGAAACCCGGTAGCAAGAAGTGGAAGAACTTCATGGCCAAGTTGTACGGGATCGGTGCCGCGGTCGTGATCGTGGGCGCGCTGTTCAAGATCCAGCACTGGCCCGCTGCGGACCTTTTCCTCATCCTGGGCCTCAGTACAGAGGCCATCATCTTCTTCTTCTCGGCCTTCGAACCCCCGCACGAGGATCCCGATTGGAGCTTGGTGTACCCGGAGCTCGCTACTGGTGAACGCGCCGAGGGCGATGACTTCCGCAAGGACGATCAGCGTTCGGTCACCGAGCAGCTGGACGATATGCTGGAGGCCGCCAAGATCGAGCCCGAGCTCATCGAGAGCCTTGGCAACGGCATGCGTTCGTTGAGCGACCAGGCCAAGCAGATGACCGAGATCACCGGCGCCGCTGCGGCGACCAACGAGTACGCCAACAGCCTGAAGGACGCCAGCACCAAGGTGAGCAGCCTCAGCGACAGCTACGCCAAGGCCAGCGAGAGCCTCGTGGGCCTGACGGACAACGTGGACGCCGGCAAGAGCGCCGGCGAGAGCCTCAGCCGCATGAGCCAGAACCTCAGCGCGCTCAACGAGATGTACGAGATGCAGCTGCGCAGCAGCCGCGAGAAGCTCGAGGCCGCCAACCAGATGTTCGAAGGGGTGGGCGAACTGCTTACCAACCTGCGCAACAGCGTGGACGACACCAAGCGCTACAAGGACAACATCGCCCAATTGAGCGACAACCTCCAGAAGCTCAACACGGTGTACGGCAACATGCTGAACGCCATGACCGTGCGCTGA
- the der gene encoding ribosome biogenesis GTPase Der produces the protein MSNIVAIVGRPNVGKSTLFNRLTEQQEAITDPTAGTTRDRHYGQVEWTGTVFSVIDTGGYVTGSEDVFESEIRRQVELAIEESDVILFMVDVRQGLTPMDDAIAGMLRKARKTVHLVANKVDTGDRQADAAEFYGLGMGEVHCISAQSGAGTGDLLDTVVAGFRKPSAEALPDVPKLAIVGRPNVGKSSLVNALLGREQNIVTPVAGTTRDPIHTRYTVFGFDVMLLDTAGIRKRQRVNEDIEFYSVIRSVRAIEASDVCLLLVDATEGVQQQDLHIFSIIARNGKGVVVVVNKWDLVPKETNTMKAFEAEVRQRLAPFSDVPVVFTSVLEKQRIHKVMELAMQVHADRSRKIPTRQLNDVMLPEVERMGPPMYKGKVIRIKFINQLPTPVPSFAFYANLPQYIKAPYVRFLENKLRQHYRFTGVPIRIFLRKK, from the coding sequence ATGAGCAACATCGTCGCCATCGTGGGCCGCCCCAACGTGGGCAAGAGCACCCTGTTCAACCGCCTCACCGAGCAGCAGGAGGCCATCACGGACCCCACCGCCGGCACCACCCGCGACCGGCACTACGGCCAGGTGGAGTGGACCGGCACCGTGTTCAGTGTCATCGACACGGGCGGCTATGTGACCGGCAGTGAGGACGTGTTCGAATCCGAGATCCGCCGCCAAGTGGAGCTTGCCATCGAGGAGTCCGATGTGATCCTTTTCATGGTGGATGTGCGCCAGGGGCTCACGCCCATGGACGACGCCATCGCGGGCATGCTGCGCAAGGCGAGGAAGACCGTGCACCTGGTGGCCAACAAGGTGGACACCGGCGACAGGCAGGCCGACGCGGCGGAGTTCTACGGCCTGGGGATGGGCGAGGTGCACTGCATCAGTGCCCAGAGCGGTGCCGGCACCGGCGACCTGCTCGATACGGTCGTGGCCGGGTTCCGCAAACCCAGCGCCGAGGCCCTGCCGGATGTACCCAAGCTCGCCATTGTGGGCCGCCCCAACGTCGGGAAGTCATCGCTCGTCAACGCCCTCCTGGGTCGCGAGCAGAACATCGTCACCCCTGTGGCCGGCACCACGCGCGACCCCATCCACACCCGCTACACGGTGTTCGGTTTCGACGTGATGCTGCTGGACACCGCCGGCATCCGCAAACGCCAGCGCGTGAACGAGGACATTGAGTTCTACAGTGTGATCCGCTCGGTGCGCGCCATCGAGGCCAGCGATGTGTGCCTTCTCCTGGTGGATGCCACCGAAGGCGTGCAGCAGCAGGACCTTCACATCTTCTCCATCATCGCGCGCAACGGCAAGGGCGTGGTGGTGGTGGTGAACAAGTGGGACCTGGTGCCCAAAGAGACCAACACCATGAAGGCCTTCGAGGCCGAAGTGCGCCAGCGTCTGGCCCCCTTCTCCGATGTGCCCGTGGTGTTCACCTCGGTGCTGGAAAAGCAACGCATCCACAAGGTGATGGAGCTGGCCATGCAGGTGCACGCCGACCGCTCCCGCAAGATCCCCACGCGCCAGCTGAACGATGTGATGCTGCCCGAGGTGGAGCGGATGGGACCGCCCATGTACAAAGGCAAGGTGATCCGCATCAAGTTCATCAACCAGCTGCCCACTCCGGTGCCCTCCTTCGCCTTTTACGCCAACCTGCCGCAATACATCAAGGCGCCCTACGTGCGCTTCCTGGAGAACAAGCTCCGCCAGCACTACCGCTTCACCGGTGTGCCCATCCGTATCTTTCTGAGGAAGAAGTGA
- the gldN gene encoding gliding motility protein GldN, translating into MKHVVRSLRAALIGCALLASFAGPACAQTVLDGAYIKEHTKTKRVVPYAHIREADVMWARRVWREIDLREKINHPLYYPVTPISDRKCLFDVIRQALLTDGSITAYSAGALGDEDEFKKALLPTELKELFLRVDTQLTEDPDNPGEFLPVVVESSLESADVKRYRIKEDWVFDKQRSSMDIRIIGIAPMREKIGDDGESKGFQTLFWLYFPECRYVFANWDVFNRENDAERRSYEDLFWKRQFSSTIIKWSNVYDRSINQYRTGLDALLEGEEIKQSLFEFEHDLWNF; encoded by the coding sequence ATGAAGCACGTCGTTCGTTCCCTGCGGGCCGCCCTCATCGGGTGTGCGCTGCTCGCGTCCTTCGCCGGTCCCGCCTGTGCCCAGACCGTGCTGGACGGGGCGTACATCAAGGAACATACGAAGACCAAGCGGGTGGTGCCCTACGCGCACATCCGCGAGGCCGATGTGATGTGGGCGCGAAGGGTCTGGCGTGAGATCGATCTCCGCGAGAAGATCAATCACCCGCTTTACTACCCGGTGACGCCCATCAGCGACCGGAAGTGCCTGTTCGATGTCATTCGCCAGGCGCTTCTCACGGACGGCTCGATCACTGCCTACAGTGCTGGTGCATTGGGCGACGAAGACGAGTTCAAAAAAGCTCTACTTCCCACTGAGCTGAAGGAGTTGTTCCTCCGGGTGGACACCCAGCTCACGGAGGATCCGGACAATCCTGGTGAATTCCTCCCAGTTGTTGTGGAGTCGTCGTTGGAATCCGCTGACGTCAAACGGTACCGCATCAAGGAGGACTGGGTCTTCGACAAGCAACGCAGCTCGATGGACATCCGCATCATCGGCATCGCGCCGATGCGGGAGAAGATCGGAGACGATGGGGAGTCGAAAGGCTTCCAGACGCTCTTCTGGCTCTATTTCCCGGAGTGCCGCTACGTCTTCGCCAACTGGGATGTCTTCAACCGCGAGAACGATGCGGAACGGCGGAGCTATGAGGACCTCTTCTGGAAGCGTCAGTTCAGCAGCACGATCATCAAGTGGAGCAACGTGTACGACCGCAGCATCAACCAATACCGCACGGGTCTGGATGCGCTGTTGGAGGGCGAGGAGATCAAGCAGTCCCTCTTCGAGTTCGAGCACGACCTTTGGAACTTCTGA
- a CDS encoding type IX secretion system membrane protein PorP/SprF, which yields MRGKLTAALCAGLMGVVHAQQEPQYTQYMFDRLSVNPAVAGTSGNMCVTALLRQQWSGFDGAPKTGLFNFQMPISKISSGVGLSVYMDQLGQQKGTIARLSYSFHRKFGPGTFGVGIYAGMTSRSLGSDWVAVDPVANDDAIPDAGVSDAGFDLGAGLYYVAPTFWVGISSTQLPETALEDVSIKNARHYFLQGGYDWAIGGNKKYVLQPSVLVKSDAATTQLDINATFLYNDMVWLGVTYRTEDAIAPMIGYQYKFPSGNSSIRLGYSYDVTTSQLSNYSSGSHEVMLNYCFKIIKPEKLEIYRNIRFL from the coding sequence ATGAGGGGGAAACTGACCGCAGCGCTTTGCGCGGGCCTGATGGGTGTTGTGCACGCCCAGCAGGAACCGCAGTACACCCAGTACATGTTCGACCGCCTCTCGGTGAACCCGGCCGTGGCCGGAACCAGCGGCAACATGTGCGTCACGGCCCTCCTGCGCCAGCAGTGGAGCGGCTTTGATGGTGCGCCCAAGACAGGTCTCTTCAACTTCCAGATGCCGATCAGCAAGATCAGCAGTGGGGTGGGCCTGTCCGTTTACATGGACCAGCTCGGGCAACAGAAGGGGACCATCGCCCGGCTCAGCTACTCCTTCCACCGCAAGTTCGGGCCCGGTACCTTCGGGGTGGGCATCTATGCGGGCATGACCAGCCGCTCCCTGGGCAGTGATTGGGTGGCTGTGGACCCTGTCGCCAATGACGACGCGATCCCTGACGCCGGGGTGTCCGATGCCGGCTTCGACCTCGGCGCCGGCCTCTATTATGTGGCACCGACCTTCTGGGTGGGGATCAGCAGCACCCAGCTGCCGGAGACCGCGTTGGAGGATGTCAGCATCAAGAACGCCCGCCATTATTTCCTGCAGGGCGGCTACGACTGGGCCATCGGCGGCAATAAGAAATATGTGCTCCAGCCCAGCGTTCTGGTCAAGAGCGACGCAGCCACCACACAGCTGGACATCAACGCCACCTTCCTCTACAATGACATGGTCTGGCTGGGCGTTACCTACCGTACCGAGGATGCCATCGCCCCCATGATCGGCTACCAGTACAAGTTCCCCAGCGGCAACTCCAGCATCCGACTGGGGTACAGCTACGACGTGACCACCTCCCAGCTCAGCAACTACAGCAGCGGCAGCCACGAGGTGATGTTGAACTACTGCTTCAAGATCATCAAGCCGGAGAAGCTCGAGATCTACCGGAACATCCGCTTCCTGTAA
- a CDS encoding ABC-F family ATP-binding cassette domain-containing protein, with protein sequence MIDVSGLTLHFGQRPMFDGVSFFIGSDDRIGLVGRNGAGKSTLLKILAGQQSYDKGAIGRPRDLTLGYLPQQMDHDLTLSPRQVAEKAFEEAQHLRAALDRIEKDLEQATEVEHQMELATMLAHAHERLNALGVSDHDQQVERMLKGLGFVGDDIHRPLAELSGGWRMRAELARILLLQPDLLLLDEPTNHLDLPAIQWLEDLLRTYPAALVLISHDKTFLDRLTKRTLEVTGGELIDRKVPWSQYVELRKVEREQQLAAAKDQQKYIEKTQELINKYRAKASKAAFAQSLITKLENLDRIEVEDEDLRKLVVRFPPAPHAGKLIAEVKDVSKAYGPKRIFSHAELTIGKGEHLALVGANGTGKSTLIRMVVGEEPYEGQIRLGHGVVLGYYAQDMPERLEPKRTVLETAEDAASEENRPRVRAMLGAFLFSGEDVDKKVKVLSGGERARLALCCMLLRPLNFLLLDEPTHHLDIQSKDVLKEALKNYDGTFLLVSHDRDFLHGLTHRILELDGGRIRDQHLDILELIEKRKALQAADMGASSARTAPAKAAGAQRSDYHERKERDKERRRVQNQVERAEKELAALEQEEKALQAQVMAVGLPAAELDKGYARLGELAQRIAVVMADWEYAAARLNELDVEV encoded by the coding sequence ATGATCGACGTCTCCGGTCTCACCCTCCATTTCGGGCAACGCCCCATGTTCGACGGGGTGTCATTCTTCATCGGGAGCGATGACCGCATCGGCCTCGTTGGACGCAATGGGGCCGGCAAGAGCACCCTGCTGAAGATCCTGGCCGGCCAGCAGTCCTACGACAAGGGCGCCATCGGCCGCCCGCGCGACCTCACCCTGGGCTATCTGCCCCAGCAGATGGACCATGACCTGACCCTCAGCCCGCGTCAGGTGGCCGAGAAGGCCTTTGAGGAAGCACAACACCTGCGCGCCGCCCTGGACCGCATCGAAAAGGACTTGGAGCAGGCCACCGAGGTGGAGCACCAAATGGAGCTGGCCACCATGCTGGCGCACGCCCACGAGCGGCTCAACGCGCTGGGGGTCAGCGACCATGACCAGCAGGTGGAGCGCATGCTGAAGGGCCTGGGCTTCGTGGGCGACGACATTCACCGACCACTGGCCGAGCTGAGCGGTGGATGGCGGATGCGCGCCGAGCTCGCCCGCATCCTGCTGCTGCAGCCCGACCTGCTGCTGCTGGACGAGCCCACCAACCACCTTGACCTTCCGGCCATCCAATGGCTGGAGGACCTGCTGCGCACCTACCCGGCCGCCCTGGTGCTCATCAGCCACGACAAGACCTTCCTGGACCGGCTCACCAAGCGCACCCTGGAGGTGACCGGTGGCGAACTCATCGACCGTAAGGTGCCCTGGAGCCAGTACGTGGAACTGCGCAAGGTGGAGCGCGAACAGCAGCTCGCCGCCGCCAAGGACCAGCAGAAGTACATCGAGAAGACCCAGGAGCTCATCAACAAGTACCGCGCGAAGGCCAGCAAGGCGGCTTTCGCCCAAAGCCTCATCACCAAGCTGGAGAACCTCGACCGCATCGAGGTGGAGGACGAGGACCTCCGCAAGCTGGTGGTCCGCTTCCCGCCCGCCCCGCATGCCGGGAAGCTCATCGCCGAGGTGAAGGACGTGAGCAAGGCCTATGGGCCCAAGCGCATCTTCAGCCATGCGGAGCTCACCATCGGCAAGGGCGAGCACCTGGCCCTGGTGGGAGCCAATGGCACGGGCAAGAGCACGCTCATCCGCATGGTGGTGGGCGAGGAGCCCTATGAGGGCCAGATCAGACTGGGCCATGGTGTGGTGCTGGGCTACTACGCCCAGGACATGCCGGAGCGGCTCGAACCCAAGCGCACCGTCCTGGAGACCGCCGAGGATGCTGCCAGCGAGGAGAACCGACCTCGAGTGCGCGCCATGCTCGGGGCTTTCCTCTTCAGCGGTGAGGACGTGGACAAGAAGGTGAAAGTGCTGAGCGGAGGTGAACGCGCCCGGTTGGCCCTGTGCTGCATGCTGCTGCGTCCGCTCAACTTCCTGCTGCTGGACGAGCCCACGCACCATCTGGACATCCAGAGCAAGGACGTGCTGAAGGAGGCGCTGAAGAACTACGACGGCACCTTCCTCCTGGTGAGCCACGACCGCGACTTCCTGCACGGGCTGACCCACCGGATCCTGGAACTCGACGGCGGCCGGATCCGCGACCAGCACTTGGACATCCTTGAGCTGATCGAGAAGCGCAAAGCCCTGCAGGCCGCCGACATGGGCGCCAGCAGCGCCCGGACCGCCCCCGCCAAGGCCGCCGGCGCGCAGCGCAGCGACTACCACGAGCGCAAGGAGCGCGACAAGGAGCGTCGACGCGTGCAGAACCAGGTGGAGCGCGCCGAGAAGGAGCTGGCCGCCCTTGAACAGGAGGAGAAGGCCCTGCAGGCCCAAGTGATGGCCGTAGGCCTGCCCGCCGCCGAGCTGGACAAGGGTTACGCCCGCCTGGGTGAACTGGCCCAACGCATCGCCGTCGTGATGGCCGACTGGGAGTACGCTGCGGCCCGGCTCAACGAGCTCGACGTTGAGGTCTGA
- a CDS encoding SUMF1/EgtB/PvdO family nonheme iron enzyme gives MQLRPIIYIGAVGLLASCGGGGQGQLIGVVGRPDWYQVDPYGMNYIPMGSYTMGPSDQDAPYAMVSKSKTVSVQAFYIDQTEISNNEYRQFVYYVVDSTAKRLLGEDDIGEHVISEDEFGEEIDPPVINWRERINWWGEEEREALADMFYSESEQFYRRKEIDTRKLMFEYYWIDLKEAAKKSGRDLDLSYTNTKGQNNAIRGHSDRSKFIIKEVINVYPDTLAWVHDFTYSFNEPMTENYFWHPAYDDYPVVGITWTQATAFNVWRSMLMNSWLSSQEEPFVNRFRLPTEAEWEYAARGGLDLQPYPWGGPYIRNRQGCFLGNFKPLHGNYTDDGGFHTVPIDSYSPNDYGLYNMAGNVAEWTSTAFDEAVYDFDHDLNPEYSYDALANDPPSLKRKVIRGGSWKDIGWYLQTGTRSYEYQDTSKCYIGFRSVMTYLGRGKAVNAEDL, from the coding sequence ATGCAACTTCGTCCCATCATCTACATCGGCGCTGTCGGCTTGCTGGCCAGTTGCGGCGGCGGCGGTCAGGGGCAGCTCATCGGCGTCGTCGGACGTCCGGACTGGTACCAGGTGGACCCTTACGGGATGAACTACATCCCCATGGGCAGCTACACCATGGGCCCCAGCGACCAGGACGCCCCCTACGCCATGGTCTCCAAGAGCAAGACCGTCTCGGTCCAGGCGTTCTACATCGACCAGACGGAGATCTCCAACAACGAGTACCGTCAGTTCGTGTACTACGTGGTCGACAGCACCGCCAAACGGCTGCTGGGCGAGGACGATATTGGCGAACACGTCATCAGTGAGGACGAGTTCGGCGAGGAGATCGATCCCCCGGTGATCAACTGGCGCGAGCGGATCAACTGGTGGGGTGAGGAGGAGCGTGAAGCGCTCGCCGACATGTTCTACAGCGAAAGCGAGCAGTTCTATCGCCGCAAGGAGATCGACACCCGCAAGCTCATGTTCGAGTACTATTGGATCGACCTCAAGGAGGCCGCCAAGAAGTCCGGGCGTGACCTCGACCTGAGCTATACCAACACGAAAGGACAGAACAACGCCATCCGCGGCCACAGTGACCGCAGCAAGTTCATCATCAAAGAGGTCATCAATGTGTATCCGGACACGCTTGCCTGGGTGCATGACTTCACCTACTCGTTCAACGAGCCGATGACGGAGAACTACTTTTGGCATCCGGCCTACGACGATTATCCAGTGGTGGGCATCACGTGGACCCAGGCGACGGCGTTCAACGTGTGGCGCTCGATGCTGATGAACAGCTGGCTCAGTTCCCAGGAGGAGCCCTTCGTGAACCGGTTCCGCCTGCCCACCGAGGCGGAGTGGGAGTACGCCGCACGCGGTGGTCTGGACCTCCAGCCCTACCCTTGGGGCGGCCCCTACATCCGCAACCGCCAAGGCTGCTTCCTGGGCAACTTCAAACCGCTGCACGGCAACTACACCGACGATGGCGGCTTCCACACCGTACCCATCGACAGCTATTCGCCGAACGACTATGGCCTTTACAACATGGCCGGCAACGTGGCCGAGTGGACCAGCACAGCCTTCGATGAGGCGGTGTATGATTTCGACCACGACCTGAACCCCGAGTACAGCTACGACGCCCTGGCCAACGATCCGCCCTCGCTGAAGCGCAAGGTGATCCGCGGTGGCTCTTGGAAGGACATCGGGTGGTACCTGCAGACCGGCACACGCAGCTACGAATACCAGGACACCTCCAAGTGCTACATCGGCTTCCGCAGCGTCATGACCTACCTGGGTCGCGGAAAGGCCGTGAACGCCGAAGACCTCTAG
- the era gene encoding GTPase Era, whose product MSHRAGFVNIIGMPNAGKSTLLNALLGEPLAITNPKAQTTRHRILGLLNGPDHQLVIGDTPGILEPQYGLQERMMAAVDSALRDADLLVVLVELHQRPDRSQALLDRARRARCPLLVLVNKVDLGGEAEVLQACQRWQEALPVAKVVPVSALHGFHIEELRRHLVEALPEHPPYFPKDELSDRNMRFFVAELVRERILALYKQEVPYSCEVVVNSYEEGDTLTRIQADIIVMRDSQKAILIGEGGRALRRLGTQAREAIERFVRTKVFLDLKVKADPDWREDKNKLRNYGY is encoded by the coding sequence ATGAGCCACCGCGCCGGTTTCGTCAACATCATCGGCATGCCCAACGCGGGCAAGAGCACCCTGCTGAACGCGCTGCTCGGTGAACCCCTGGCCATCACCAACCCCAAGGCCCAGACCACGCGCCACCGCATCCTCGGCCTGCTCAACGGCCCCGATCACCAGCTGGTGATCGGCGACACACCGGGCATCCTGGAACCCCAGTACGGTCTGCAGGAACGCATGATGGCCGCTGTGGATTCCGCCCTGCGCGATGCGGACCTCCTGGTGGTGCTGGTGGAACTGCATCAGCGCCCTGACCGCTCACAGGCTCTGCTGGACCGCGCCCGGCGCGCCCGCTGCCCCCTGTTGGTGCTGGTGAACAAGGTGGACCTGGGCGGCGAGGCGGAGGTGCTTCAGGCCTGTCAGCGATGGCAGGAGGCCCTACCCGTGGCCAAGGTGGTGCCCGTATCGGCGTTGCACGGCTTTCACATCGAGGAGCTTCGGCGCCACTTGGTGGAGGCCTTGCCGGAGCATCCACCATACTTCCCCAAGGACGAGCTCAGCGACCGCAACATGCGCTTCTTCGTGGCAGAGCTCGTGCGCGAACGCATCCTCGCCCTCTATAAGCAGGAGGTGCCCTACAGCTGCGAAGTGGTCGTGAACAGCTACGAGGAAGGCGACACCCTCACCCGCATCCAGGCCGACATCATCGTGATGCGTGACAGCCAGAAGGCCATCCTCATCGGAGAGGGTGGTCGCGCGCTACGCCGACTGGGCACCCAGGCCCGGGAGGCCATCGAACGCTTCGTGCGCACCAAGGTCTTCCTGGACCTGAAGGTGAAGGCCGACCCCGACTGGCGGGAGGACAAGAACAAACTGAGGAACTACGGATACTGA
- the gldM gene encoding gliding motility protein GldM, which translates to MASGKQTPRQKMINMMYLVLTALLALNVSKEILDSFVTVNNGLETTKLTLKEKMDATYASFSGLAAENPKKFGKAWGEAQAVQTMAADLLTHIDRVKVKVISATEGLPEDKVIGKDEKGRDTIINLALVGKKDDNNKITELMVGSEPGKPKEGELTARELRTKIEAYRDKIKQVAANNPGLAAQVDRVFDLSDRADASGTMNNWESINFYHVPLAAGITILSKLQSDVRNIENECVGYLMGEVEGKSMKFSELAPVVLPVSNYITVGDSFRADVYLAGYDPLNPPVVELSENGTIDTVKMEVIGAKKVVPIGADGKGKLRLPGQGVGSKEWKGIIKFKQAGQEEKRYPFYANYEVAQPNVVVSPTKMNVFYRGIDNPVDVSVPGFSADKITPSIDNGSITKAAQGYIVKPGKGTEATVNVSVEMPNGQRKSMPGVKFRVKSVPNPSPVFANKGAGDATVKKAELTAAAGVIARMEGFEFDLKFEVVEFNIGVSVSGTYAEKSTKGNKLSTEQKELLSKVKTGSKVYVDNIKVRKPDGTVTGIGSLSLKVS; encoded by the coding sequence ATGGCAAGTGGCAAACAGACGCCGCGTCAGAAGATGATCAACATGATGTATCTCGTGTTGACCGCTCTTCTGGCCCTGAACGTGTCCAAGGAGATCCTGGACAGCTTCGTGACCGTGAACAACGGTCTGGAGACCACCAAGCTCACCCTGAAGGAGAAAATGGACGCGACCTACGCGAGCTTCTCCGGATTGGCCGCCGAGAACCCGAAGAAGTTCGGTAAGGCCTGGGGTGAAGCACAGGCCGTGCAGACCATGGCCGCCGACCTGCTCACCCACATCGATCGCGTCAAGGTGAAGGTCATTTCGGCCACCGAAGGGTTGCCAGAGGACAAGGTGATCGGCAAGGACGAGAAAGGCCGCGACACCATCATCAACCTGGCCTTGGTGGGCAAAAAGGACGACAACAACAAGATCACGGAACTGATGGTGGGTTCGGAACCCGGCAAGCCCAAGGAGGGCGAGCTGACCGCCCGTGAACTGCGGACCAAGATCGAGGCCTACCGCGACAAGATCAAGCAGGTGGCCGCCAACAACCCGGGCCTCGCCGCCCAGGTGGACCGCGTGTTCGACCTCAGTGATCGGGCTGATGCCTCCGGGACCATGAACAATTGGGAGAGCATCAACTTCTACCACGTCCCCCTGGCCGCCGGCATCACCATCCTCTCGAAGCTGCAGAGCGATGTGCGCAACATCGAGAACGAGTGCGTGGGTTACCTCATGGGTGAAGTGGAGGGCAAGTCGATGAAGTTCTCCGAACTGGCCCCCGTGGTGCTGCCCGTGAGCAACTACATCACCGTGGGTGATTCGTTCCGCGCCGATGTGTACCTCGCCGGTTATGACCCCTTGAACCCTCCCGTGGTGGAGCTGAGCGAGAACGGCACCATCGATACCGTGAAGATGGAGGTGATCGGTGCCAAGAAGGTGGTGCCCATCGGGGCCGATGGCAAGGGCAAACTGCGCCTGCCGGGCCAGGGTGTCGGTTCCAAGGAGTGGAAGGGCATCATCAAGTTCAAGCAGGCCGGCCAGGAGGAGAAGCGTTATCCGTTCTACGCCAACTACGAAGTGGCCCAACCGAACGTGGTGGTGAGCCCCACGAAGATGAACGTGTTCTACCGGGGCATCGACAACCCGGTGGACGTCAGCGTTCCCGGATTCAGCGCCGACAAGATCACCCCCAGCATCGACAACGGCTCGATCACGAAGGCCGCCCAAGGCTACATCGTGAAGCCCGGCAAGGGCACCGAAGCCACCGTCAACGTGAGCGTGGAGATGCCGAACGGCCAGCGCAAGAGCATGCCAGGCGTGAAGTTCCGCGTGAAGTCCGTGCCCAACCCGTCACCTGTGTTCGCAAACAAGGGCGCGGGTGATGCGACCGTGAAAAAAGCCGAACTGACCGCCGCTGCCGGGGTCATCGCCCGCATGGAGGGCTTCGAGTTCGACCTGAAGTTCGAGGTGGTGGAGTTCAACATCGGCGTCTCCGTCTCCGGCACCTATGCGGAAAAGAGCACAAAAGGCAACAAGCTCAGCACAGAGCAGAAGGAGCTTCTCAGCAAGGTGAAGACCGGGAGCAAGGTGTACGTGGACAACATCAAGGTCCGCAAACCCGATGGCACTGTGACCGGTATCGGATCCCTTTCCCTGAAGGTCTCTTGA